One Pullulanibacillus sp. KACC 23026 DNA segment encodes these proteins:
- a CDS encoding NAD(P)-dependent oxidoreductase, protein MKIAVTGGSGRIGHWIIQDLIDHGYDVINLDQKEPEKSLCQTIITNLTDLGQVVGALFEADAIIHMGSIPVAYSHPNEVVFQNNVMTTYNVLEAAYLLGIKKVVMASSECLYGICFSKHKLSPTYVPIDEAHPQLPEDSYGLSKIVNEETAEMMCRRTDRQIIALRITNVITPEIYQQFPNFIYDPSRRENLLWSYIDVRDVASACRLSIEKSYLGFQAVNLAADETCMAIKSSELLATCYPTVTDIREPIDDYQSLLSNKKAKQLLGWEPQCNWREEVNKMKVKPF, encoded by the coding sequence TGTGATCAATTTAGATCAAAAGGAACCTGAAAAGTCCTTATGTCAAACGATTATCACAAATTTAACCGATTTAGGGCAGGTAGTGGGGGCATTATTTGAAGCGGATGCCATTATTCATATGGGGTCGATACCCGTTGCTTATTCCCATCCAAATGAAGTCGTTTTTCAAAACAATGTGATGACAACTTATAATGTCCTTGAAGCCGCTTATCTTCTTGGAATTAAAAAAGTTGTTATGGCTTCGAGTGAATGTTTGTATGGGATCTGTTTTTCAAAACATAAACTTTCACCAACTTATGTACCAATAGATGAAGCACACCCGCAACTTCCTGAAGATAGTTATGGGCTTTCTAAGATAGTCAATGAAGAAACAGCAGAGATGATGTGCCGACGAACTGATAGGCAGATAATTGCGTTGAGGATTACAAATGTTATCACGCCTGAAATCTATCAGCAGTTCCCTAACTTTATCTATGATCCATCGCGACGAGAGAATTTATTGTGGAGTTACATTGATGTTCGAGATGTTGCAAGTGCTTGCAGGTTATCTATTGAAAAAAGCTATTTAGGTTTTCAAGCCGTGAATCTAGCGGCTGATGAGACGTGTATGGCTATTAAGAGTTCTGAACTATTGGCGACTTGTTATCCAACTGTGACGGATATTCGTGAACCAATTGATGACTATCAATCATTACTTTCTAATAAAAAAGCTAAGCAATTACTTGGTTGGGAACCACAGTGCAATTGGCGTGAAGAAGTTAATAAAATGAAAGTGAAACCGTTTTAA
- a CDS encoding fumarylacetoacetate hydrolase family protein: MKLVTFKKNEQDRLGVKVNEGIIDIREALLSHPLDTVPSNIMEVIAGGYQAVTLLNSYINELKVDGDQTYLLAENDLIWGPCVTQPSKIICVGLNYRKHADETNAAYPEVPILFNKFNNTLTGHRNDIGVPNVTEKLDYEVELGVVIGKKAKNVSKEEALDYVFGYCTANDLSARDLQLRTQQWLLGKTCDDFSPIGPYLVTSDEIEDPQNLNLRTVVNGEIRQNSNTSDMIFSCDEIISYISKHMTLEPGDLILTGTPEGVVLGYPEEKQVYIQPGDEVIVEIEGLGSLSNKFVEESSSY; encoded by the coding sequence ATGAAACTTGTAACCTTTAAAAAAAATGAGCAGGATCGATTAGGTGTGAAAGTTAATGAGGGAATTATTGACATCAGAGAAGCACTTCTTTCTCACCCTTTAGATACTGTTCCTTCAAATATCATGGAAGTTATTGCGGGGGGATATCAGGCAGTCACTTTATTAAACAGTTACATCAATGAGTTAAAGGTAGATGGGGATCAAACGTATTTATTAGCAGAAAATGATCTGATTTGGGGGCCATGTGTAACGCAACCAAGTAAAATCATTTGTGTGGGATTAAACTATCGTAAACATGCGGATGAAACGAATGCCGCCTATCCAGAAGTGCCTATTTTATTTAATAAGTTTAACAACACGCTGACTGGCCATCGAAATGATATAGGAGTTCCAAACGTTACAGAGAAACTAGATTATGAGGTTGAGCTTGGAGTCGTAATTGGGAAAAAAGCTAAAAATGTATCTAAGGAAGAGGCACTAGACTATGTTTTTGGTTACTGCACAGCGAATGATTTATCAGCTCGGGATTTACAATTGAGAACGCAACAATGGTTACTTGGCAAAACTTGTGATGATTTCAGCCCAATTGGCCCTTATTTGGTAACATCAGATGAAATTGAGGATCCGCAAAATTTAAACCTTAGAACAGTTGTTAATGGTGAAATTCGTCAAAACTCGAATACATCGGACATGATTTTTTCATGCGATGAGATAATTAGTTATATTTCAAAACACATGACATTAGAGCCTGGAGATCTCATTTTAACGGGGACACCAGAGGGCGTGGTGTTAGGTTATCCTGAAGAAAAGCAAGTCTATATCCAGCCAGGTGATGAGGTAATCGTGGAGATTGAAGGATTAGGAAGCTTATCCAATAAATTTGTAGAAGAAAGTTCAAGTTATTAA
- a CDS encoding glucose 1-dehydrogenase, translating into MRLKNKITLITGAGSGIGKETALLFAKEGAKVVVTDINEASGRQTVNEIEEKYGEAIFIQVDVTQPESVQTMVEKMVTTYGSVDVLFNNAGISGVGQAHALEYEAWKRVMDVNVNGVFLVTKYVLPYMMAQKSGSIINMSSCIAEMGLSDRASYAASKGAILAMTKSMQVDYAPYNIRINALMPGTIFTPFVEDYLSKDPHPEQTIEGIKRRQLSGELGKPIDVAYAALYLASDESKFMMGAPFMIDGGVVNGKSV; encoded by the coding sequence ATGCGATTAAAGAATAAAATCACTCTTATTACAGGTGCAGGATCAGGGATTGGAAAAGAAACCGCCCTCCTATTTGCAAAAGAAGGAGCAAAGGTGGTTGTAACAGATATTAATGAAGCGTCTGGAAGACAGACGGTAAACGAAATCGAAGAAAAATATGGTGAAGCGATATTTATTCAAGTTGATGTGACTCAACCTGAAAGTGTACAAACAATGGTTGAAAAGATGGTCACGACATATGGTTCGGTGGATGTTTTGTTTAATAATGCGGGTATCAGCGGAGTTGGCCAAGCACATGCCTTGGAATACGAAGCCTGGAAGAGAGTTATGGATGTCAATGTGAATGGCGTGTTTCTTGTTACAAAATATGTCCTGCCATATATGATGGCACAAAAGAGCGGGTCCATTATTAATATGTCTTCTTGTATTGCGGAAATGGGACTTTCAGACAGAGCTTCTTATGCAGCAAGTAAAGGGGCAATCCTTGCGATGACTAAATCCATGCAGGTGGATTATGCTCCTTATAATATTAGAATTAATGCCCTTATGCCAGGAACCATCTTTACACCATTTGTGGAGGATTACTTATCAAAGGATCCTCATCCTGAACAGACAATTGAAGGCATAAAAAGACGCCAGTTATCTGGGGAGCTGGGAAAGCCCATTGATGTTGCCTATGCTGCGCTTTACCTTGCATCGGATGAATCTAAATTTATGATGGGTGCCCCTTTTATGATTGACGGAGGTGTCGTAAACGGGAAGTCCGTTTAA